Proteins from a single region of Streptomyces sp. Tu 3180:
- a CDS encoding malonic semialdehyde reductase, whose product MTLVLDPAAQDLLFREARTANTFTDEPVTDEQVQAIYDLVKYGPTAFNQSPLRITLVRSPEARERLVGHLAEGNRAKTAAAPLVAILSADNEFHEELPQLFPHFPQAKDAFFSERPVRENAAALNAALQAAYFIVGVRAAGLAAGPMTGCDFEGIRKEFLDDDHTPLMVVNIGRPGPDAWFPRSPRLEYEQVVTTV is encoded by the coding sequence ATGACTCTCGTACTCGACCCGGCCGCCCAGGACCTGCTGTTCCGTGAGGCACGCACCGCGAACACGTTCACCGACGAGCCGGTGACCGACGAGCAGGTCCAGGCGATCTACGACCTGGTCAAGTACGGTCCGACCGCCTTCAACCAGTCCCCGCTGCGCATCACGCTGGTCCGCTCCCCCGAGGCCCGCGAGCGCCTGGTCGGGCACCTGGCCGAGGGCAACCGGGCCAAGACGGCCGCCGCCCCGCTGGTCGCGATCCTCTCCGCGGACAACGAGTTCCACGAGGAGCTGCCGCAGCTCTTCCCGCACTTCCCGCAGGCCAAGGACGCCTTCTTCAGCGAGCGTCCGGTGCGCGAGAACGCCGCCGCCCTGAACGCCGCCCTCCAGGCCGCCTACTTCATCGTCGGCGTGCGCGCCGCCGGCCTGGCCGCCGGCCCGATGACCGGCTGCGACTTCGAGGGCATCCGCAAGGAGTTCCTGGACGACGACCACACCCCGCTGATGGTCGTCAACATCGGCCGCCCCGGCCCGGACGCCTGGTTCCCGCGCAGCCCGCGCCTGGAGTACGAGCAGGTCGTCACGACCGTCTGA
- a CDS encoding exodeoxyribonuclease VII small subunit — MSGKTKQTAAVSEELGYEQARDELIEVVRRLEAGGTTLEESLALWERGEELARTCRRWLDGARARLDAALAEEAAEETEGGGEDG, encoded by the coding sequence ATGAGCGGCAAGACGAAGCAGACGGCGGCGGTGTCCGAGGAGCTCGGGTACGAGCAGGCCCGGGACGAGCTGATCGAGGTCGTACGGCGGCTGGAGGCGGGCGGTACGACGCTGGAGGAGTCCCTCGCGCTCTGGGAGCGGGGCGAGGAGCTGGCCAGGACGTGCCGCCGCTGGCTGGACGGCGCGCGGGCGCGGCTGGACGCGGCGCTGGCGGAGGAGGCGGCGGAGGAGACGGAGGGCGGCGGCGAGGACGGGTAG
- the xseA gene encoding exodeoxyribonuclease VII large subunit, whose translation MAVNTSAEAPLPVGEVSRLIGGWIDRLGAVWVEGQITQLSRRPGAGVVFLTLRDPSYDISVGVTCYRQVFDAVADVVSEGARVVVHCKPEWYAPRGQLSLRAAEIRPVGVGELLARLEQLKKALAREGLFAPERKKPLPFLPQMIGLVCGRASAAERDVLENARHRWPAVRFEVRNVAVQGVHAVPQVVQAVKELDALDDVDVIIVARGGGSVEDLLPFSDEQLVRAVAACRTPVVSAIGHEPDNPLLDHVADLRASTPTDAAKKVVPDVGEEHERVRMLRDRARRCVRALVDREERGLSQALARPSLQDPHRMVDVRAEEVTALLERGRRSLRHQLDRADSELAHTHARVVALSPAATLKRGYAVLQRADGQAVRAPGEVEAGEALRARVSEGEFTVRVDAQG comes from the coding sequence ATGGCTGTCAACACGTCTGCGGAAGCGCCCCTGCCGGTCGGTGAGGTGTCGCGGCTCATCGGGGGGTGGATCGACCGGCTCGGCGCGGTGTGGGTCGAGGGGCAGATCACCCAGCTGTCGCGGCGGCCGGGCGCCGGGGTGGTGTTCCTGACCCTGCGGGACCCGTCGTACGACATCTCCGTGGGCGTGACCTGCTACCGGCAGGTGTTCGACGCCGTGGCGGACGTGGTGAGCGAGGGCGCCCGGGTCGTGGTGCACTGCAAGCCCGAGTGGTACGCCCCGCGCGGGCAGCTGTCGCTGCGGGCCGCGGAGATCAGGCCGGTGGGGGTCGGGGAGCTGCTCGCGCGGCTCGAGCAGCTGAAGAAGGCCCTCGCGCGGGAGGGGCTGTTCGCGCCGGAGCGCAAGAAGCCGCTGCCGTTCCTGCCCCAGATGATCGGGCTGGTGTGCGGGCGCGCCTCGGCCGCCGAGCGGGACGTGCTGGAGAACGCCCGGCACCGCTGGCCCGCGGTCCGCTTCGAGGTGCGCAACGTCGCCGTGCAGGGGGTGCACGCGGTGCCGCAGGTCGTCCAGGCCGTGAAGGAGCTGGACGCGCTCGACGACGTGGACGTGATCATCGTGGCGCGCGGCGGCGGCAGCGTGGAGGACCTGCTGCCGTTCTCCGACGAGCAGCTGGTGCGGGCCGTGGCCGCCTGCCGTACGCCGGTGGTCTCCGCGATCGGGCACGAGCCGGACAACCCGCTGCTCGACCACGTCGCCGACCTGCGCGCCTCCACGCCGACCGACGCGGCCAAGAAGGTCGTGCCGGACGTGGGCGAGGAGCACGAGCGGGTGCGGATGCTGCGCGACCGCGCGCGGCGCTGCGTCCGGGCGCTGGTGGACCGGGAGGAGCGCGGGCTGTCCCAGGCGCTGGCCCGGCCCTCGCTGCAGGATCCGCACCGGATGGTCGACGTCCGGGCCGAGGAGGTCACGGCGCTGCTCGAGCGGGGGCGGCGCTCCCTGCGGCACCAGCTGGACCGGGCCGACTCCGAGCTGGCGCACACGCACGCGCGCGTGGTGGCGCTGTCCCCCGCCGCGACCCTGAAGCGCGGGTACGCCGTGCTCCAGCGGGCCGACGGGCAGGCGGTGCGCGCTCCGGGCGAGGTGGAGGCCGGTGAGGCGTTGCGGGCGCGGGTGTCCGAGGGCGAGTTCACGGTCCGGGTCGATGCGCAAGGGTGA
- a CDS encoding 4-hydroxy-3-methylbut-2-enyl diphosphate reductase, giving the protein MGRMTASPGRRVLLAAPRGYCAGVDRAVIAVEKALEQYGAPVYVRHEIVHNKYVVQTLEKKGAIFVERTEEVPPGNIVMFSAHGVAPVVHEEAARGRLATIDATCPLVTKVHKEAVRFAKEDYDILLIGHEGHEEVIGTSGEAPDHIQLVDGPGDVAKVEVRDPSRVVWLSQTTLSVDETMETVDALKEKFPQLISPPSDDICYATQNRQLAVKQMGAEADLVIVVGSRNSSNSKRLVEVAKLAGARAAYLVDFADEIDEAWLEGVTTVGVTSGASVPEVLVEQVLEWLSQRGFEDVEIVKAAEESITFSLPKELRRDLREEAAALAAGRGGSGTGEDSAR; this is encoded by the coding sequence ATGGGACGCATGACCGCTTCGCCTGGCCGCCGTGTCCTGCTCGCCGCCCCCCGGGGCTACTGCGCGGGTGTGGACCGCGCCGTGATCGCCGTCGAGAAGGCCCTGGAGCAGTACGGGGCCCCCGTCTACGTCCGGCACGAGATCGTGCACAACAAGTACGTCGTGCAGACCCTGGAGAAGAAGGGCGCGATCTTCGTCGAACGGACGGAGGAGGTGCCCCCGGGCAACATCGTCATGTTCTCCGCGCACGGCGTGGCGCCCGTCGTCCACGAGGAGGCCGCGCGCGGCCGGCTCGCCACCATCGACGCCACCTGCCCGCTGGTCACCAAGGTGCACAAGGAGGCGGTCCGGTTCGCCAAGGAGGACTACGACATCCTCCTGATCGGGCACGAGGGCCACGAGGAGGTCATCGGCACCTCCGGCGAGGCCCCCGACCACATCCAGCTCGTCGACGGCCCCGGGGACGTCGCCAAGGTGGAGGTCCGTGACCCCTCCAGGGTCGTCTGGCTCTCCCAGACCACCCTCTCCGTCGACGAGACCATGGAGACCGTCGACGCCCTCAAGGAGAAGTTCCCCCAGCTGATCTCCCCGCCCAGCGACGACATCTGCTACGCCACGCAGAACCGCCAGCTCGCGGTCAAGCAGATGGGCGCCGAGGCGGACCTGGTGATCGTGGTCGGCTCGCGCAACTCCTCCAACTCCAAGCGCCTGGTGGAGGTCGCCAAGCTCGCGGGCGCCCGCGCGGCGTACCTGGTGGACTTCGCCGACGAGATCGACGAGGCCTGGCTGGAGGGCGTGACCACGGTCGGCGTCACCTCGGGCGCCTCGGTGCCGGAGGTGCTGGTCGAGCAGGTGCTCGAGTGGCTGTCGCAGCGCGGTTTCGAGGACGTCGAGATCGTCAAGGCCGCCGAGGAGTCCATCACCTTCTCGCTCCCGAAGGAGCTGCGCCGCGACCTGCGCGAGGAGGCGGCGGCCCTGGCGGCCGGGCGCGGCGGTTCCGGCACGGGTGAGGATTCCGCGCGGTGA
- the ppgK gene encoding polyphosphate--glucose phosphotransferase: MQIFGVDIGGSGIKGAPVDLDEGDLAQERHKVLTPHPATPDAVADGVKEVVDHFGWTGPVGITFPGVVTDGAMIRTAANVDKAWIDTDARVLLGDRLGGLPVTVVNDADAAGVAEMHFGAGRHRRGTVILLTFGTGIGSALFVDGVLVPNTELGHLELHGHEAEKHASSKAREDHDLSWEEWARRVQKYLAHVEMLFSPELFVIGGGVSRKAHKFLPHIEGVKAEIVPAQLQNNAGIVGAAMRAATGV; the protein is encoded by the coding sequence ATGCAGATCTTCGGCGTGGACATCGGCGGATCCGGGATCAAGGGTGCCCCGGTCGACCTGGACGAGGGGGACCTGGCGCAGGAGCGCCACAAGGTCCTCACCCCGCACCCCGCCACCCCGGACGCGGTGGCGGACGGCGTCAAGGAGGTCGTCGACCACTTCGGCTGGACCGGTCCGGTCGGCATCACCTTCCCCGGAGTGGTCACCGACGGCGCCATGATCCGCACGGCGGCCAACGTCGACAAGGCCTGGATCGACACCGACGCGCGGGTGCTGCTCGGCGACCGCCTGGGCGGCCTGCCGGTGACGGTGGTGAACGACGCGGACGCGGCCGGTGTCGCCGAGATGCACTTCGGCGCCGGGCGGCACCGCAGGGGCACCGTCATCCTGCTGACCTTCGGCACCGGCATCGGCAGCGCCCTGTTCGTGGACGGCGTCCTCGTCCCCAACACCGAGCTGGGCCACCTGGAGCTGCACGGTCACGAGGCGGAGAAGCACGCCTCCAGCAAGGCCAGGGAGGACCACGACCTGTCGTGGGAGGAATGGGCGCGACGGGTGCAGAAGTACCTGGCCCACGTGGAGATGCTGTTCTCGCCGGAGCTGTTCGTCATCGGCGGCGGCGTCAGCCGCAAGGCCCACAAGTTCCTGCCCCACATCGAGGGCGTCAAGGCGGAGATCGTCCCGGCGCAGCTGCAGAACAACGCGGGCATCGTGGGGGCGGCGATGCGGGCGGCCACGGGCGTGTAG
- a CDS encoding DUF6542 domain-containing protein, translated as MEHPRTRPAQYGPRRDTPPRPPRPPGSSGPSGPPLPPQAGRAAGGGVTRSAGPARPGRPARAPQRRPVPARRPAPAPAARRLPDPRLTGLGGGLFCGLVMLALGLLVGVVFGAPQTVYGVLFLPVCVLTAVWVREGDLLAAPVIVPIAFAVGLVPVADGGDGTGGLLTGLVTGLATQAGWLYGGTLVAGLIVLGRRIRMVNRRAAKGRPRR; from the coding sequence ATGGAGCACCCCAGGACGCGACCCGCGCAGTACGGACCGCGACGCGACACGCCGCCCAGGCCGCCCCGGCCGCCCGGGTCATCCGGGCCGTCCGGGCCCCCGCTGCCTCCGCAGGCGGGGCGGGCGGCGGGGGGCGGTGTCACGCGGTCCGCCGGGCCGGCCCGGCCCGGCCGGCCCGCCCGTGCGCCGCAGCGCCGGCCGGTGCCCGCGCGGCGCCCCGCTCCGGCGCCGGCCGCCCGGCGGCTGCCCGACCCGCGGCTCACCGGACTGGGCGGGGGGCTGTTCTGCGGGCTGGTGATGCTCGCGCTCGGGCTCCTGGTCGGCGTGGTGTTCGGGGCGCCCCAGACGGTGTACGGGGTGCTGTTCCTGCCGGTGTGCGTGCTGACCGCGGTGTGGGTGCGCGAAGGGGACCTGCTGGCCGCGCCCGTCATCGTGCCGATCGCCTTCGCCGTGGGGCTGGTCCCGGTGGCCGACGGCGGCGACGGGACCGGCGGCCTGCTGACGGGACTGGTGACGGGCCTCGCGACGCAGGCCGGCTGGCTGTACGGGGGGACGCTCGTCGCCGGGCTGATCGTGCTCGGCCGCAGGATCCGCATGGTCAACCGGAGGGCCGCGAAGGGCCGGCCGCGGAGGTGA
- the ychF gene encoding redox-regulated ATPase YchF, which yields MSLTIGIVGLPNVGKSTLFNALTKNDVLAANYPFATIEPNVGVVGVPDARLAKLAEIFGSQRVLPATVDFVDIAGIVRGASEGEGLGNKFLANIRESDAICQVIRAFKDENVVHVDGKVSPKDDIETINTELILADLQTIEKVLPRLQKESRIKKDVAPKVKAVEEAKEILEKGDTLFAHGIVQGTERNELLHDLHLLTTKPFLYVFNVDEDELVDEDFKNEQRALVAPAEAIFLNAKLEADLAELDEEDAMELLESVGAEEPGLATLARVGFDTLGLQTYLTAGPKESRAWTIKKGATAPEAAGVIHTDFQKGFIKAEVISFADLVEAGSVAEARAKGKARMEGKDYVMQDGDVVEFRFNV from the coding sequence GTGTCGCTCACGATCGGAATCGTCGGCCTGCCGAATGTCGGCAAGTCGACCCTGTTCAACGCCCTGACCAAGAACGACGTGCTGGCGGCCAACTACCCGTTCGCCACGATCGAGCCGAACGTCGGCGTCGTCGGCGTCCCCGACGCCCGGCTGGCCAAGCTGGCCGAGATCTTCGGCTCCCAGCGCGTCCTCCCGGCCACGGTCGACTTCGTCGACATCGCCGGCATCGTGCGCGGCGCCAGCGAGGGCGAGGGGCTCGGCAACAAGTTCCTGGCGAACATCCGCGAGTCCGACGCGATCTGCCAGGTCATCCGCGCCTTCAAGGACGAGAACGTCGTGCACGTCGACGGCAAGGTCTCGCCGAAGGACGACATCGAGACGATCAACACCGAGCTGATCCTCGCCGACCTCCAGACCATCGAGAAGGTCCTGCCGCGCCTGCAGAAGGAGTCGCGGATCAAGAAGGACGTCGCGCCCAAGGTCAAGGCGGTCGAGGAGGCCAAGGAGATCCTGGAGAAGGGCGACACGCTCTTCGCGCACGGCATCGTCCAGGGCACCGAGCGCAACGAGCTCCTGCACGACCTGCACCTCCTCACCACCAAGCCCTTCCTCTACGTCTTCAACGTCGACGAGGACGAGCTGGTCGACGAGGACTTCAAGAACGAGCAGCGCGCCCTGGTCGCCCCCGCCGAGGCGATCTTCCTCAACGCCAAGCTGGAGGCGGACCTCGCCGAGCTGGACGAGGAGGACGCGATGGAGCTCCTGGAGTCCGTCGGCGCCGAGGAGCCCGGCCTCGCCACCCTGGCCCGCGTCGGCTTCGACACCCTCGGCCTGCAGACCTACCTCACGGCCGGCCCGAAGGAATCCCGCGCCTGGACCATCAAGAAGGGCGCCACCGCCCCCGAGGCCGCCGGTGTCATCCACACCGACTTCCAGAAGGGCTTCATCAAGGCGGAGGTCATCTCCTTCGCCGACCTGGTCGAGGCGGGCTCGGTCGCCGAGGCCCGCGCCAAGGGCAAGGCGCGCATGGAGGGCAAGGACTACGTGATGCAGGACGGGGACGTCGTGGAGTTCCGCTTCAACGTGTAG
- a CDS encoding DUF6000 family protein, with the protein MRWCTGLHDPLGLRPAHRGGREEPVPAPRAPPRPLPRLPVPTPYRSAREPPRRSGTVRHGKGAGARPEGPDPFRPAAPGALLHLDARLGTGRAARFTQPGGLWGQWVNALTHLRDHPAHTPAGLRRRTGLHCGFAHGWPRP; encoded by the coding sequence GTGAGGTGGTGCACCGGGCTCCACGATCCACTCGGCCTTCGACCCGCCCACCGGGGCGGTCGGGAGGAGCCCGTCCCGGCCCCGCGCGCCCCGCCGCGCCCGCTCCCCCGGCTCCCGGTGCCGACGCCGTACCGGTCGGCACGCGAACCGCCCCGGCGTTCCGGCACGGTCCGGCACGGGAAAGGGGCAGGGGCCCGCCCCGAAGGGCCGGACCCCTTCCGGCCCGCAGCCCCCGGCGCCCTTCTCCACCTCGACGCCCGCCTCGGCACCGGGCGCGCGGCCCGCTTCACCCAGCCCGGCGGCCTCTGGGGCCAGTGGGTCAACGCCCTGACCCACCTCCGCGACCACCCGGCTCACACCCCCGCCGGGCTGCGCCGCCGGACGGGCCTCCACTGCGGCTTCGCCCACGGCTGGCCCCGGCCGTAA
- a CDS encoding VOC family protein: protein MDITIHTTVLPHDDPDASLAFYRDVLGFEVRNDVGQGRMRWITVGPAGRPGTSILLAPPAADPGITEDERRTIAEMMAKGTYGWILLATPDLDGTFAKIQARDAEVVQEPTEQPYGIRDCAFRDPAGNLVRIQEVR, encoded by the coding sequence ATGGACATCACCATTCACACGACCGTTCTCCCGCACGACGACCCGGACGCGTCCCTGGCCTTCTACCGCGACGTCCTCGGCTTCGAGGTCCGCAACGACGTCGGGCAGGGCAGGATGCGCTGGATCACGGTCGGCCCCGCCGGCCGGCCCGGCACGTCCATCCTGCTGGCGCCGCCGGCCGCCGACCCCGGGATCACCGAGGACGAGCGCCGCACCATCGCCGAGATGATGGCCAAGGGCACCTACGGCTGGATCCTGCTGGCCACCCCGGACCTCGACGGCACGTTCGCGAAGATCCAGGCCCGCGACGCCGAGGTCGTCCAGGAGCCGACCGAGCAGCCGTACGGCATCCGCGACTGCGCCTTCCGCGACCCCGCGGGCAACCTGGTCCGCATCCAGGAAGTCCGCTGA
- a CDS encoding AraC family transcriptional regulator produces the protein MCHPSWGRARAAAQRLSDFARLRRVRDRIDREYALPLDVEALARGAGMPAGHLSRRFRQAYGTSPYAYLTARRMERAAALLRQGGLGVTEVRSAVGCPSPAVFDTRFTELVGMEPGAYRSAQRASAEPVRNREAPAVEPNLA, from the coding sequence ATGTGTCACCCCTCGTGGGGGCGCGCACGCGCCGCGGCGCAGCGCCTGAGCGACTTCGCGCGACTGCGCCGCGTCCGCGACCGGATCGACCGGGAGTACGCGCTCCCGCTCGACGTCGAGGCGCTCGCCCGCGGCGCGGGCATGCCCGCCGGGCACCTCAGCCGCCGGTTCCGGCAGGCCTACGGCACGTCGCCGTACGCGTACCTGACGGCGCGTCGCATGGAGCGCGCGGCGGCGCTGCTGCGCCAGGGCGGCCTCGGCGTCACCGAGGTCCGCTCCGCGGTCGGCTGCCCGTCGCCGGCCGTCTTCGACACCCGCTTCACCGAGCTGGTCGGCATGGAGCCCGGCGCCTACCGGTCCGCGCAACGGGCGTCGGCGGAACCGGTCAGGAATCGAGAAGCGCCGGCCGTCGAGCCGAACCTAGCGTGA
- a CDS encoding glyoxalase, which translates to MTSIASVTLEVADLTAADRFHTTAFGLGGQVRLRASEEPTAGFRGFTLSLVVSQPADVDALVGAAVDAGAATLKPAAKSLWGYGGVVQAPDGTIWQVATSAKKDTGPATRRIDEVVLLLGVADVKASKQFYVGQGLAVAKGFGSKYVEFAPGSGSVKLALYKRRALAKVAGVSPDGSGSHRLVVAGDAGPFTDPDGFAWEAASPALAN; encoded by the coding sequence ATGACATCCATCGCATCCGTGACCCTCGAGGTGGCCGACCTCACGGCCGCCGACCGCTTCCACACCACCGCCTTCGGCCTGGGGGGCCAGGTACGCCTGCGGGCCTCGGAGGAACCGACGGCCGGCTTCCGCGGGTTCACGCTGTCGCTCGTGGTCTCCCAGCCGGCCGACGTCGACGCCCTGGTCGGCGCCGCCGTGGACGCCGGCGCCGCGACCCTGAAGCCCGCCGCCAAGTCGCTCTGGGGCTACGGGGGCGTCGTACAGGCCCCGGACGGGACGATCTGGCAGGTCGCCACGTCGGCGAAGAAGGACACCGGCCCGGCCACCCGGCGGATCGACGAGGTCGTGCTCCTGCTGGGAGTCGCGGACGTGAAGGCGAGCAAGCAGTTCTACGTCGGCCAGGGCCTCGCCGTGGCGAAGGGCTTCGGCAGCAAGTACGTCGAGTTCGCCCCCGGTTCGGGTTCGGTCAAGCTGGCGCTGTACAAGCGCCGCGCCCTGGCCAAGGTGGCCGGCGTCTCCCCCGACGGCAGCGGATCGCACCGGCTCGTGGTCGCCGGCGACGCGGGGCCCTTCACCGACCCGGACGGGTTCGCGTGGGAGGCGGCGTCCCCGGCGCTCGCGAACTGA
- a CDS encoding S8 family serine peptidase has protein sequence MAVMRHPRRSTTRRLTTLGAATAAALVASLVSALPAGAAPAAPEGRIQYEDAANAVAGSYIVTLDADKARSGSAEGRALAEKYGADIERTYTKALNGYEVEASESEAERLAADPAVASVIQNRTFHITGTQPSPPSWGLDRVDQRNLPLNSSYTYPDSAGQGVTAYVIDTGVRTTHSDFGGRASDGYDAVDNDNTAQDGHGHGTHVAGTVAGTSYGVAKKAKIVGVRVLNNSGSGTTAQVVAGIDWVARNAVKPAVANMSLGGGADSTIDTAVRNAIGTGVTFVVAAGNESTDASTKSPARVTEAITVGATTSGDARASYSNYGSVLDLFAPGSSITSAWRTSDTATNTISGTSMASPHVAGAAALHLADNPSATPAQVSSALTSAATTGVVGSPGSGSPNRLLYVGDGGTTPPPTGDRFENATDYTIADNSTVESPVTVSGVSGNAPSDLAVEVDITHTYIGDLQVQLVAPDGTAYTLKAYGTGGSADNINTTYTVDASSETANGTWKLRVGDNARWDTGRLNGWALQF, from the coding sequence ATGGCAGTGATGCGTCACCCCCGGCGGAGCACCACCCGAAGACTCACCACGCTCGGCGCGGCGACCGCCGCGGCCCTCGTCGCGAGTCTCGTCTCCGCCCTCCCCGCGGGCGCGGCCCCGGCTGCGCCCGAAGGCCGCATCCAGTACGAGGACGCCGCGAACGCCGTGGCCGGCAGCTACATCGTGACCCTCGACGCGGACAAGGCCCGGTCCGGCTCCGCCGAGGGCCGCGCCCTGGCCGAGAAGTACGGCGCCGACATCGAGCGGACCTACACCAAGGCCCTGAACGGCTACGAGGTCGAGGCGTCCGAGAGCGAGGCCGAGCGCCTCGCCGCCGACCCGGCCGTCGCCTCGGTGATCCAGAACCGCACCTTCCACATCACCGGCACCCAGCCCAGCCCGCCCTCCTGGGGCCTGGACCGGGTCGACCAGCGCAACCTCCCGCTGAACAGTTCCTACACCTACCCGGACTCCGCCGGGCAGGGCGTGACGGCGTACGTCATCGACACCGGCGTCCGCACCACCCACAGCGACTTCGGCGGCCGCGCCTCCGACGGCTACGACGCCGTCGACAACGACAACACCGCCCAGGACGGCCACGGCCACGGCACCCACGTCGCCGGCACGGTCGCGGGCACCTCCTACGGCGTCGCCAAGAAGGCGAAGATCGTCGGCGTCCGCGTGCTGAACAACTCCGGCTCCGGCACCACCGCCCAGGTCGTCGCCGGCATCGACTGGGTGGCGCGCAACGCGGTCAAGCCGGCCGTCGCCAACATGTCCCTCGGCGGCGGTGCCGACAGCACGATCGACACGGCCGTGCGCAACGCCATCGGCACCGGCGTCACCTTCGTCGTCGCGGCCGGCAACGAGTCCACCGACGCCTCCACCAAGTCCCCGGCCCGCGTGACCGAGGCGATCACCGTCGGCGCCACCACCTCCGGCGACGCCCGCGCCAGCTACTCCAACTACGGTTCGGTGCTCGACCTGTTCGCACCGGGCTCCTCCATCACCTCCGCCTGGCGCACCAGCGACACGGCCACCAACACCATCTCCGGCACGTCCATGGCGAGCCCGCACGTCGCCGGCGCCGCCGCCCTCCACCTGGCCGACAACCCCTCGGCCACCCCCGCCCAGGTCTCCTCCGCGCTGACCTCCGCCGCCACCACCGGCGTCGTCGGCAGCCCGGGCAGCGGCTCGCCCAACCGCCTGCTGTACGTGGGCGACGGGGGCACCACCCCGCCCCCGACCGGTGACCGCTTCGAGAACGCCACCGACTACACCATCGCCGACAACTCCACCGTCGAGTCCCCGGTGACCGTCTCCGGCGTCTCCGGCAACGCGCCCTCGGACCTGGCCGTGGAGGTCGACATCACCCACACGTACATCGGTGACCTCCAGGTCCAGCTGGTCGCCCCCGACGGCACGGCGTACACGCTGAAGGCGTACGGCACCGGCGGCAGCGCGGACAACATCAACACCACCTACACCGTCGACGCCTCCTCGGAGACGGCGAACGGCACGTGGAAGCTCCGGGTCGGCGACAACGCCCGGTGGGACACCGGCCGGCTGAACGGCTGGGCCCTGCAGTTCTGA
- a CDS encoding GntR family transcriptional regulator, which produces MTFGEQPAYLRVASDLRRKIVDGRLPPHTRLPSQARIREEYGVSDTVALEARKVLMAEGLVEGRSGSGTYVRERPVPRRVARSGFRPERGATPFRQEQADASVHGTWESSSEQTEADAAIAERLGLEPGDRVMCTRYLFREAGETMMLSTSWEPLALTGRTPVMLPEEGPLGGMGVVERMRAIDVIVDNVTEEVGARPGLAEELAVLGGVPGHVVLVIRRTYFASGRPVETADVVIPADRYRAAYHLPVK; this is translated from the coding sequence GTGACTTTCGGTGAGCAGCCGGCGTATCTGCGCGTCGCGAGCGATCTCCGCAGGAAGATCGTCGACGGTAGGCTGCCACCGCACACCCGCCTCCCCTCGCAGGCGAGGATCCGCGAGGAGTACGGCGTCTCGGACACGGTCGCGCTGGAGGCGCGCAAGGTGCTCATGGCGGAGGGCCTCGTCGAGGGCCGCTCCGGCTCGGGCACGTACGTGCGCGAGCGGCCGGTGCCCCGGCGGGTCGCCCGCTCCGGGTTCCGCCCGGAGCGCGGGGCCACGCCCTTCCGCCAGGAGCAGGCCGACGCGAGCGTGCACGGCACCTGGGAGTCCAGCAGCGAGCAGACCGAGGCCGACGCCGCGATCGCCGAGCGGCTCGGCCTCGAGCCCGGCGACCGCGTGATGTGCACCCGGTACCTCTTCCGGGAGGCCGGCGAGACCATGATGCTCTCCACCTCCTGGGAGCCGCTGGCCCTGACCGGCCGGACGCCGGTGATGCTGCCCGAGGAGGGGCCGCTCGGCGGCATGGGCGTCGTCGAGCGCATGCGCGCCATCGACGTGATCGTGGACAACGTCACCGAGGAGGTCGGCGCCCGCCCCGGCCTCGCCGAGGAACTGGCCGTGCTGGGCGGTGTCCCCGGGCACGTCGTCCTCGTCATCCGGCGCACGTACTTCGCCTCGGGGCGTCCGGTGGAGACGGCCGACGTGGTCATCCCGGCCGACCGCTACCGGGCCGCCTACCACCTCCCGGTGAAGTAG
- a CDS encoding (deoxy)nucleoside triphosphate pyrophosphohydrolase, translating into MSERIVVVGAALWHGGRLLAARRSAPVELAGRWELPGGKVEPGETPDAAVVRELREELGVDAEAGERVPGEWPLRAPYVMQVWTARLRPGSADPRPLQDHDALRWLAPARIWDVDWLDHDVPAVRDTLAHLGLTARRP; encoded by the coding sequence ATGAGCGAGCGGATCGTGGTGGTCGGTGCGGCCCTGTGGCACGGGGGACGGCTGCTCGCCGCCCGCCGGAGCGCACCCGTCGAGCTGGCCGGGCGCTGGGAGCTGCCCGGGGGCAAGGTCGAGCCGGGGGAGACCCCGGACGCGGCCGTCGTGCGCGAGTTGCGCGAGGAGCTCGGCGTCGACGCCGAGGCCGGTGAACGCGTCCCGGGGGAGTGGCCGTTGAGGGCGCCCTACGTGATGCAGGTGTGGACCGCCCGCCTGCGCCCCGGGTCCGCCGATCCCCGGCCCCTCCAGGACCACGACGCGCTGCGCTGGCTCGCTCCCGCCCGGATCTGGGACGTCGACTGGCTCGACCACGACGTGCCCGCCGTCCGGGACACCCTCGCCCACCTCGGTCTCACCGCACGGCGGCCGTAG